GGCTCAACTTATTCAAGCTCAGGATTCGGCAATTACGGAGCGGACCAGCCCAGGCAACAACAGCCTAGCACGATGGGACACATGCAACCTATGCAACCTATGACCTCTATGCCTTATATGCAGCAACCATTCGCATTCCAGCCAGGCACTCCGATGCCACCACCGCCTCAATTTATGCAGCAGCAGTTCCAACAACCTTTCTTACCTGATCAACCTGGTATGTTGCCATTAGAACAATCCTACATTGAAAACATTCTTCGTTTAAATCGAGGACGTATTGGTACTTTTTATATGACGTATGAAAATAATGAGAAATGGAATGCAAAAATA
The genomic region above belongs to Bacillus sp. A301a_S52 and contains:
- the gerQ gene encoding spore coat protein GerQ, with the protein product MQPMTSMPYMQQPFAFQPGTPMPPPPQFMQQQFQQPFLPDQPGMLPLEQSYIENILRLNRGRIGTFYMTYENNEKWNAKIFKGVIEAAGRDHIIISDPQTDKRYLLLMINLDYVTFDDEIEYDYPFDGVQQQLATYSPR